Proteins encoded in a region of the Pseudomonas viciae genome:
- a CDS encoding alpha/beta fold hydrolase encodes MLYPLSHSQWSIDHDQLATGSRIRLQRAPHPLRHPRRRPAAGVCPRHALLFLRMAPKGLYPGVRCPTQILWGEDDQWIPIERGRALHKLIPGAQFHPVPNAGHLVQEVAPEAIVAAVLRFLT; translated from the coding sequence ATGCTCTATCCCCTGAGCCATTCTCAGTGGAGCATCGATCATGACCAACTGGCCACTGGATCACGCATACGACTTCAACGGGCCCCCCATCCGCTACGCCATCCACGGCGAAGGCCCGCCGCTGGTGTTTGTCCACGGCACGCCCTTCTCTTCCTGCGTATGGCACCGAAGGGCCTGTATCCCGGCGTGCGCTGCCCGACGCAGATTCTCTGGGGCGAGGATGACCAGTGGATCCCCATCGAGCGTGGCCGGGCCTTGCACAAGCTGATTCCCGGCGCGCAGTTCCACCCGGTTCCGAATGCCGGGCATCTGGTCCAGGAGGTTGCGCCGGAGGCCATCGTCGCAGCGGTGTTGCGCTTTTTGACCTGA
- a CDS encoding PepSY domain-containing protein, with protein sequence MNRLTAFFIATLMALSAGLAHARDLKDDEARKLQDAGTILSIEKLNAIVLSKHPGATLADTELEEEYGRYIYQVDLRDAKGIEWDLELDAANGDVLKNHQDT encoded by the coding sequence ATGAACCGCCTGACTGCCTTTTTCATCGCGACCCTCATGGCCCTCAGCGCTGGCCTGGCTCACGCACGAGACCTCAAAGACGACGAAGCCCGCAAACTGCAAGACGCTGGTACCATTCTGTCCATTGAAAAACTCAACGCCATTGTCTTGTCCAAACACCCTGGCGCCACCTTGGCCGATACCGAGCTGGAAGAAGAGTACGGCAGGTACATTTATCAGGTAGACCTGCGCGATGCGAAAGGCATTGAGTGGGACCTGGAATTGGACGCCGCCAACGGCGATGTGCTCAAGAATCATCAGGATACGTAA
- a CDS encoding response regulator transcription factor yields the protein MRLLLVEDHVPLADELMAGLTRQGYAVDWLADGRDAVYQGSSEPYDLIILDLGLPGVPGLEVLAQWRAGGLGTPVLILTARGSWAERIEGLKAGADDYLTKPFHPEELHLRVQALLRRSHGQANQPTLQAAGLHLDEGRQCVIRDGAEIQLTAAEFRLLRYFMLHPEQILSKSHLAEHLYDGETERDSNVLEVHVNHLRRKLGRSVIETRRGQGYLFGGLAQ from the coding sequence ATGCGCCTGCTTCTGGTGGAAGATCACGTTCCCCTGGCCGACGAACTGATGGCCGGGCTGACACGACAGGGCTATGCCGTCGATTGGCTCGCCGACGGTCGCGATGCGGTGTATCAAGGCAGCAGCGAGCCTTACGACCTGATCATCCTCGATCTCGGCCTGCCGGGTGTGCCGGGGCTTGAGGTGCTGGCCCAATGGCGCGCCGGCGGCCTGGGCACGCCCGTGCTGATCCTCACCGCACGTGGCTCCTGGGCCGAGCGCATCGAAGGCCTCAAGGCCGGGGCCGACGATTACCTGACCAAACCTTTTCATCCCGAAGAGCTGCACCTGCGGGTCCAGGCGTTGTTGCGCCGCTCCCATGGCCAAGCCAACCAGCCGACGCTGCAGGCCGCCGGGCTGCATCTGGACGAAGGCCGGCAATGTGTGATTCGTGACGGTGCAGAGATCCAACTGACCGCCGCCGAATTTCGTCTGTTGCGCTATTTCATGCTGCACCCCGAGCAAATCCTCTCCAAGAGCCATCTCGCCGAGCACCTGTATGACGGTGAAACCGAGCGCGATTCCAATGTGCTGGAAGTGCACGTCAATCACCTGCGGCGCAAGTTGGGACGCAGCGTGATCGAAACCCGTCGCGGCCAGGGTTACCTGTTCGGCGGGCTGGCGCAGTGA
- a CDS encoding patatin-like phospholipase family protein — MTAIHIKFPALTLKAGPRAFARIREAGLNAADVGILPGAAGGPKALGIQGLDLALFGQWLPAAPRERSLIGASVGSWRFASACLPNAAEGIRRLGSLYNEQSFAKGVTMAGVSQSSQRMLDDLLEGRDSSILDNPHYRLNIMVVKSHGRLALDHRGQLGLGLSSVIADNLRGRARLSRHFERLIIHDPRLAPPLHPLKDFPSRFVPLQADNLRQALLASGSIPMVMEGVRDLPGAGAGTYRDGGLLDYHLDLPYSGEDIVLYPHFTDRVIPGWFDKGLPWRRGNVERLQDVLLLAPSREYLARLPYGKLPDRNDFKRFMGDDPSRRKYWRTAMDESRRLGDEFLELSANGGLGERLLTL, encoded by the coding sequence ATGACCGCCATCCACATCAAGTTCCCCGCCCTTACCCTCAAGGCTGGCCCCCGAGCCTTTGCGCGAATCCGCGAGGCCGGCCTGAACGCTGCCGACGTCGGCATTCTGCCAGGCGCTGCGGGTGGGCCCAAGGCCTTGGGTATTCAGGGGCTGGACCTGGCTTTGTTTGGCCAATGGCTGCCTGCCGCGCCCCGGGAGCGCTCGCTGATCGGGGCTTCGGTAGGTTCCTGGCGCTTCGCCAGCGCTTGCCTGCCGAATGCCGCCGAGGGAATCCGGCGCCTGGGCAGCTTGTACAACGAACAGAGCTTTGCCAAAGGCGTGACCATGGCCGGGGTCAGCCAGAGCTCGCAACGCATGCTCGATGACTTGCTCGAAGGCCGCGACAGCTCGATCCTCGATAACCCGCATTACCGGCTCAACATCATGGTGGTCAAAAGCCACGGCCGTCTGGCCCTGGATCATCGCGGGCAGCTCGGCCTGGGCTTATCGTCGGTGATCGCCGACAACCTGCGAGGCCGTGCGCGGTTGTCGCGGCATTTCGAACGGCTGATCATCCATGACCCACGCCTGGCCCCGCCACTGCATCCGTTGAAGGATTTTCCGTCACGTTTCGTTCCGTTGCAGGCCGACAACTTGCGCCAGGCGTTACTGGCGTCAGGCTCGATCCCGATGGTGATGGAAGGCGTGCGCGACCTGCCGGGCGCCGGTGCCGGCACCTACCGTGACGGCGGCCTGTTGGACTATCACCTTGACCTGCCTTACAGCGGCGAGGACATCGTGCTCTATCCGCACTTCACCGACCGGGTCATTCCCGGCTGGTTCGACAAGGGTTTGCCCTGGCGCCGGGGCAACGTCGAACGCTTGCAGGACGTACTGTTGCTGGCGCCGTCCCGTGAATACCTGGCGCGCCTGCCCTACGGCAAACTGCCGGACCGCAATGACTTCAAGCGCTTCATGGGCGATGACCCGAGCCGTCGCAAGTACTGGCGCACGGCGATGGACGAGAGCCGGCGGCTCGGTGATGAGTTCCTCGAGCTGAGTGCCAACGGCGGGTTGGGCGAGCGTTTGCTGACCCTTTAG
- a CDS encoding sensor histidine kinase, whose amino-acid sequence MRSIQRRLSLGLIGVMVVVGLVLAQTSLWLFELGLQRYLEAGLRNDSENLLVALVRGPQGLQLDERRLSPAYQRPFSGHYFRIDFADVHWRSRSLWDQELPQLDHPGLHSNLQLGPEGQKLLVLRTDYRRLGQAISISVAQDYTPVRDSFRRMQQIGLGLGLAGLLLILLLQRITVHRALRPLDRAREQIAQLQRGQRSQLDEQVPRELEPLVAQINHLLAHTEDSLKRSRNALGNLGHALKTPLAVLQSLASNEKLDPYPELRKLLLEQLEQVRQRLNRELNRARLSGDALPGAHLDCDAELPGLLATLNMIHGEHLQLSYVAPPGLHLPWDREDLLELLGNLLDNACKWADAEVRLTVIETVDGFSLAVEDDGPGIPEDRRDQVFSRGTRLDEQTDGHGLGLGIVRDIVDTWGGTLALQDSEWGGLKVLIELPKR is encoded by the coding sequence GTGAGATCCATCCAGCGGCGCCTGAGCCTGGGCCTGATTGGTGTGATGGTGGTGGTTGGCCTGGTCCTGGCGCAGACCAGTTTGTGGCTGTTCGAGCTGGGCTTGCAGCGTTATCTGGAAGCGGGTTTGCGCAACGACAGCGAGAACCTGCTGGTGGCCCTGGTGCGTGGCCCCCAGGGTTTGCAACTGGATGAGCGACGCTTGTCGCCGGCCTATCAACGGCCATTTTCCGGGCACTATTTCCGCATCGATTTTGCCGATGTGCACTGGCGCTCCCGTTCCCTGTGGGACCAGGAGTTGCCTCAGCTCGATCACCCAGGCCTGCACAGCAACCTGCAGTTGGGCCCCGAGGGGCAGAAGCTGCTGGTGCTGCGCACCGACTATCGGCGCCTGGGTCAGGCGATTTCCATCAGCGTGGCCCAGGACTACACGCCGGTGCGTGACAGTTTCCGGCGCATGCAGCAGATCGGCCTCGGCCTCGGGTTAGCGGGGCTGCTGTTGATTCTGCTATTGCAACGCATCACCGTGCACCGCGCCTTGCGCCCCCTGGATCGGGCCCGTGAGCAAATTGCACAGTTGCAGCGCGGGCAGCGTTCGCAACTCGACGAGCAGGTGCCCCGGGAACTGGAACCGCTGGTGGCGCAAATCAACCATTTGCTGGCCCACACGGAAGACAGCCTCAAGCGTTCGCGCAATGCATTGGGCAACCTGGGCCATGCCCTGAAAACCCCGCTGGCGGTGCTGCAAAGCCTGGCTTCGAACGAGAAGCTCGACCCGTATCCCGAGCTGCGCAAGCTGTTGCTCGAGCAACTGGAACAGGTCCGGCAGCGCCTGAACCGTGAACTCAACCGTGCCCGGTTGTCCGGCGATGCGTTGCCCGGCGCGCACCTGGACTGCGACGCCGAACTACCGGGTTTGCTGGCCACACTGAACATGATCCATGGCGAACACCTGCAACTGAGTTACGTCGCGCCGCCCGGCCTGCATCTGCCTTGGGATCGAGAAGACCTGCTGGAACTGCTGGGCAACCTGCTGGACAACGCCTGTAAGTGGGCGGACGCCGAGGTGCGCCTGACGGTGATCGAGACGGTCGACGGTTTCAGCCTGGCAGTGGAAGACGACGGCCCAGGCATTCCCGAGGATCGCCGCGACCAGGTGTTCAGCCGCGGCACGCGGCTGGATGAACAGACCGATGGCCACGGCCTGGGGCTGGGCATTGTGCGGGACATCGTCGACACCTGGGGCGGCACGTTGGCGCTGCAAGACAGCGAGTGGGGCGGGCTGAAGGTGCTGATCGAGTTGCCTAAGCGCTGA
- the queD gene encoding 6-carboxytetrahydropterin synthase QueD, producing MEIFKEFTFESAHRLPHVPEGHKCGRLHGHSFKVAIHLSGDIDPHTGWIRDFSEIKAIFKPLYERLDHNYLNDIPGLENPTSEVLAKWIWNELKPLLPELSAIRIHETCTSGCIYHGE from the coding sequence GTGGAAATTTTCAAAGAATTCACCTTCGAATCCGCCCACCGCCTGCCCCACGTGCCGGAAGGCCACAAGTGCGGGCGCCTGCACGGTCACTCCTTCAAGGTGGCGATCCACCTGAGCGGCGACATCGACCCACACACCGGCTGGATCCGTGACTTCTCGGAGATCAAGGCGATCTTCAAGCCGCTCTACGAGCGCCTCGACCACAACTACCTCAACGACATCCCTGGCCTGGAAAACCCTACCAGCGAAGTCCTGGCCAAGTGGATCTGGAATGAGTTGAAACCGCTGCTGCCGGAACTCAGCGCCATTCGCATCCATGAGACGTGCACCAGCGGATGCATCTATCACGGGGAATAA
- a CDS encoding PepSY domain-containing protein codes for MKLNLCARSRWTLALLALCSVAMARDLDQDEALQLRQQGVILPLEHLLQQALDLHPGAKLLEAELEEKHGVYIYEVELLDTDGVVRELDLEAATGRLLKDKED; via the coding sequence ATGAAGCTTAATTTATGCGCCCGCAGCCGATGGACGCTGGCGCTGCTGGCGCTCTGTTCGGTGGCCATGGCCCGAGACCTGGACCAGGACGAGGCCCTGCAACTGCGCCAGCAAGGCGTGATCCTGCCGCTGGAGCATTTGCTCCAGCAAGCACTGGATCTTCACCCCGGCGCCAAGTTGCTGGAGGCCGAGCTGGAAGAGAAACACGGCGTCTACATTTACGAGGTCGAGTTGCTGGATACCGATGGCGTAGTGCGTGAACTGGACCTGGAAGCCGCGACCGGCCGCTTACTCAAAGATAAGGAAGACTGA